GCCGTGGCAAGTTCCTGCACGTTCATCAGGAACGAACCGTCGCCGTCAATGTCCACCACTTGCTGGTTGGGGCACGCGACCTTCGCGCCGAGCGCGGCGGGATAACCGTAGCCCATCGCGCCGAGGCCCGCGCTGGTGAGCAACTGCCGCGGGAATTTGTATTTGTAATATTGCGCGGCCCACATCTGATGCTGGCCCACGCCGGTCGTGATGATCGCGTCGCCCTTGGTCAACTCATACAACATCTCGATCGCCATCTGCGGCAGGATCACTTCGCTTTCCTTGCCGGTGAGATGATCCTTCATGTGCTGCGACGTCACCACTTCTTCCGTCACGCGATAGCTGAACGGCGCCTTGGCTTTCCAATCGGCAACCTGCTTTTCCCACGCGGTAAATTTTTTCGTGATCGCGCGTTTGCGGACAAGCGCATTGAGCCGCTCCAACGCATATTTGATATCGCTCACGATCGGCAAATTTGCCGGCTTGTTTTTGTTGATTTCGGACGGGTCCACGTCAATGTGAACAATCGTGCCGCGCTCGCAAAACTTTTCCACCTTGCCCGTCACGCGATCGTCAAAACGCACGCCGAACGCCAGCAACAAATCCGCTCCCGGCGCGATGAGTTGCGGGATCTCCGCGTCCGATTTCTTCGGCGCGAATTCCCCGCTCACCGCCCAATTCGCGTATGCCGCGCCGTGCATCCCGAGCCAGCGCAACGACAGCGGATGCGTCTCCGGGAAACAACCACAACCCATGATCGTCGTCGTCACCGGAATCTGCGTCGCCTCCGCGAACTTCAACAACTCCGCGCTCGCCTCGCCGCTGATGATGCCTCCGCCCACATAAAGCAACGGCCGCTCGGACTTCTCGATCAAGCCGATGATCTCATTCAACTCAATATCACTCGCCTGCTTGAGCGGTTCGTAACCACGCAAATGAATCTCCGTCGGATACACCGGTTGCGCCTTCGCCTGCTGAATATTCTTCGGCACATCCACCACCACCGGACCCGGACGCCCCGTCTGCGCGATATAAAACGCTTCCTTGATCACCCGCGGAATATCATTGATATCCGTCACCAGATAACTGTGCTTCACGATCGGCAACGTCATCCCAAAAAAATCGGTCTCCTGAAAACCGCCCTTGCCAATCATCGCCTGCGGCACCTGCCCCGTGATCACCACCAGCGGGATCGAATCCATATACGCATCCGCGATGCCCGTCACCAAATTCGTCGCCCCCGGCCCACTCGTCGCCATGCACACCCCCGCGCGCCCGCACGCCCGCGCGTAACCCTCCGCCGCGAACGCCCCGCCCTGTTCATGGCGCGGGAGAATCGTGCGAATCTTCGACTTCGTCAACGCCTGGTGGAACTCCATGCTCGCCCCGCCCGGATACGCGAAAATCGCCTCCACCCCCTCGCGCTCCAGACACGCGATCACGATCTCACTACCCTTCATCGCCGGGCCCACCTCAGCCCGTTTGCGGGTGGAAGCTTTTCTATCAGACAACAATGTTTTGCTCATTTTATTATTTAAGTTGAAGCCGGTCGGCGCGAGTCACAATAAAAAACCCACGACCGTTGCCAGCCGTGGGTTTTTGTCGAAATCCGTTTTAGCCTCGACAAGCCCCGGCCACGCCGCCTACTACGACGACTACCAGGACCTGTTGAACATTTTTAATCATTACGCCACCCATCCTACCCAACCCGCGCCCGACCGTCAACCCCCAATATTCCACCACAAACCCCACTAATTCCAAGCCCACAACGTAAATCAACCCATAATACGGCAGGGCGGAGCGGCGGAGATGGCGTGCCGGGTTAGTGAGTTGGGAGGCGGAGTTGTGGTGCGTTTATGAAGGGGTGTGGCGGTTTTTAGGATCCCGCAACCTCAAGGGTTGCGGGGCGGACGGCGGACCGGCAGGTCCGCCGTACCAAGTTAGTGGTTGGAGGAGTGGGGAATAGGGTGTTTTGGAACGGTGGTGGGATGTGGAAGCGGTGGGTTGGTGGGTGGGCTTGCCTCGCTGCGCTCGGGATAGTTTTTTGGCGGGGAGGTGCGTACCCCGGGCTGAAGCCGCGGGGTTAATGAGAAGGGCTGGGTTGTCGGGGGTGATGGTAAATTAATGTTCGTGAGCGTTGTTTGGTTTGGAGGTTCTTTCGTCCCGTGGTTGACGGGACTTGGATGGAATGGGAATTCGACCCAGCAATAAATTGCTGGGCTAAGGTCTGCCGTCCCTGTCGGGACTTTGGCCGGCGGAGCGGCGGGGATGACGTGGCAGGTTAGTGGGTTGGACGGGTGAGTTTATGAAGGGGTGGGGGCGGTTTTAGGATCCCGCAACCTCAAGGGTTGCGGGGCGGACGGCGGACCGGCAGGTCCGCCCTACCAAGTTAGTGGATTGGACGGGGGGCGGTGGAATGAGTCGGAGGCGGCAATCTTTGTCGGGGTTGCTGCGGGTCATAGACCCGCGATCCATTGGGAGGCCGTCGCCGAGGCCCGCATCATACCACTTATTGACGTTGCTGCGGGTCATAGACCCGCGGTCCGTTGGGAGGGGAGGCGCAGGGGCGAGGTTACGGCTTGCGGGTACGTTCGGCCTTACATTTTAGACTATGCGAGGTCTACGGGGTCTATGTCTATGGAGATGAGGATGTCTTCGGGGGTTTTTAGATTTTCCATGAGGGTGGCGAGGCGGTGGCTGATGGTGGTCATTTGCCGGGCGCGGAGCATGATTTGATAACGGTAGAGGGTTTCGGCGCGGGCGAGGGGCGCGGGGGCGGGGCCGGAGATGACGAGGTCTTTGATTTGGACAAGGGCTTTTTCTAGTTCTTTGCGGAGATAGTTGGCGGTCATTTCGACTTTTTCTTCGTTGCGGCCTTTTAAGGTGAGCAAGGCGACGCGGCTGGTGGGGGGGTATTTTAGTTGTTCGCGGTATTCGATTTCTTGTTCGTAGAAGCCGTTGAAGTCGTGGCGTCGCGCATATTGGATGGCGGGGTGGAAGGGGGTGAAGGATTGGACGAAGACTTCGCCTTCGATGTCGCCGCGGCCGGCGCGGCCGGCGACCTGGGTGATGAGTTGGAAGGTGCGTTCGGCGGCGCGGAAGTCGGGGAGGTGGAGGGCGAGGTCGGCGTGGATGATGCCGACGAGGGTGACGTTGGGGAAGTGGAGGCCTTTGGCGATCATTTGGGTGCCGACGAGGATGTCTATTTTGCCGACGCGGAAGTCGCCCAGGATGCGGCGGAAATCGTCTTTGCGTTTGAGGGCGTCGGAGTCCATGCGTTTGATGCGGGCGTCGGGAAAGAGTTTGAGGAGGGTGGCTTCGACTTTTTCGGTGCCGAGGCCGGAGTAGCGGATGCCGGGGTTTTTACATTTGGGGTTGGGGCAGAGTTTGGGTGCGGGTTCGGTGTGGCCGCAGACGTGGCAGGCGAGTTTTTGGTCCTGGCGATGGTAGGTGAGGGAGACGCTGCAGTTGGGGCATTGGGCGACGTAGCCGCAGAGTGGGCATTGGAGGGAGGTGGAGAAGCCGCGGCGGTTGAGGAAGAGGATGGTTTGTTCTTTGCGTTCGAGGCGTTTGGTGATGGCTTCTTTGAGTTGGGGGGAAAAAATGGGAGGGCCTTTGCCGAGACGGGCGGCTTGTCGAAGGTCCACGACGCGGACGATGGGCATTTGGATGTTGTCCACGCGTTCGAGCATTTCGAGGAGGGTGTATTTGCCGCGCTGGCAGTTGTAGAAGCTTTCGAGTGAGGGGGTGGCGGAGCCGAGGACGACGGTGGCGGCTTCCATTTGGCCGCGGACGATGGCGACATCGCGGGCGTGGTAGCGGGGGGCTTCTTCCTGTTTGTAGGTGTGTTCGTGCTCTTCGTCCACGATGATGAGGCCGAGGGGGTCAACGGGGGCGAAGATGGCGCTGCGGGCGCCGATGACGATGCGGGCGCGGCCCTGGCGGATTTTGTGCCATTCGTCGTGGCGTTCGCCGGCGGAGAGGTGGCTATGGAGGACGGCGACGAGGGTGCGAAGGGGGCCGGTGCTGAAGCGGGCTTTGAAGCGTTCGACGGTCTGGGGGGTGAGGGAAATTTCGGGAACGAGGACGATGCCGCCGCGGCCTTTTTCAAGGGTGTGGGCGAGGGCTTGGAGGTAGACTTCGGTTTTGCCGCTGCCGGTGACGCCGTGGAGGAGGAAGACGGGATTGCGCGCGGTCGTGGGGGATTGCGCGCGATCGTGGGAGGAGAGAGGGGGTGGCTCGTCGAGGGCGGTTTTGATTTTGTCGAGGGCGACGATTTGCTGGGGGTTGAGGGTGTGGGGTTGGGTGGGGAGAATTTGTTCGCGGGCGTAGGGATCGCGTTCGGAAATTTCGGTGGTGATGGCGACGAGGCCTTTGTCTTCGAGATGGCGGACGGTGGCGGCGGTGGTCTCGGCGAGGGTGAGAAGTTCGGCGAGGGGAAGTTCGCGTCGCTCTTCGATGAGGTGCCAAACCTGGAGCTGGCGTTTGGGAAGTTTGGGCAGTGCGCCGGTGACGGGGAGCATGCGCACGAAGAGGCGTTCGCGCCAGCCGGCTTGCTCTTTGCGCACGGCTTCGGGCAGCACGCTCTTGAGGGCGATCTCGGGCGCGCAACAATAATATTCGCCGATCCAGCGGGCGAGTTGGAGGACCTTGGGGGTGACGAGGGTTTGCGCGCCGATGACTTTGACGATGGATTTTAAATTTGCGTGCGCGGATTCTTCAGCGAGCGCGGTAACAACGCCCAAAACTTTGCGCGAGCCGAAGGGGACTTGGACGCGGCTGCCGATATCCACCTGCCCGGCGAGCGCGGCGGGGATGGCGTAATCGAACTCCTTGCGGAGGGCGAGTTCGAGAGTGACGCGGGCGATCATGGTTTTTGGTTTGGCGAAATTTTTTTCACGCGCTCGCAATGATGACGATGAGCATGCGATGAAATTACGAGGAAACGCGGGAAAGTAAAATGAGGATTCGCGGCGGGTGGGAATTTTAAATAATGGAAAAATCAAAATCGCCAAGCGCGGGTTGATGGGTTAGAAGGAAGCGGTGAAGGGCAGGCATTGGATGACGATTTTGTTGCTCGTGCTTTTGGGCGCGGGGAACGGCTATTGGTATTACCTGGATTGGCGCGATCACAGCCAGGACTTGCCGATTCTCGCGGCGTCGCAGCGGTATGGAGTGGAGCCGGCGCTGGTGAAGGCGGTGGTTTGGCGAGAGAGCCGGTTCAACGCAACCGCGCGCGGCAGCCGTGGAGAAATAGGTTTGATGCAGGTGTTACCGAAGGCGGCAGGACGCGATTGGGCGGCGGCGGAACATGCGCAACTTGCGTCGGCGGCGTTGCTCGATCCGCGGACGAATGCAATCGTCGGCGCATGGTATCTGGAACGGTTGCTCAAGCGTTATGCGCAGACGGATCGGCCGATGGCTTATGTGCTGGCGGATTACAATGCGGGCCGCAGCAATGTTTTGAAATGGATGCAGGGGGCGGGGGCGACAAACAGCGCCGTGTTCCTGGAACAAATCAATTTTCCCAGCACTCATAATTACGTGGTGTCGGTGCTGCGGCGGTATGAACATTACCGGCCGATTTTTCCGCCAAAAAGTTGATTTATGCCATATAAAGCCCGCTTTTCGTCATAAAAAAGTTACTTGATTTCGCGCGAAAGTAGTAGCATTGTGCCCGGCTTACAAAAGCATTGAATGACGTAGTTGGTCTATTCATTGATTTGGCCCGCCACGAAATGCGATGCGCAACCGGCATAACATTAACCCATCAGAATCGCTTGGCTAAAGAAGAACCAATAGAACTGACCGGCGCGGTGACTCAGGTATTGCCGGGCACGATGTTTCGCGTAGCTCTCCCCAATGGCCATGAAGTGCTGGCGCACATCTCCGGGAAGATGCGCAAAAATTTCATCCGCATCAGCGTGGGTGATCGCGTGAATGTGCAGATGTCTCCCTACGACCTCGGCAAAGCCCGCATCACTTTCCGGCACGCCTGACGCCCGTCAACGGGTGTGCAGCGTGCGTCCGCCCGGGCTGCCTTTCTGCGGAACTTCCATGCGGAATTTCGGGATGCGCGCGATGACGCCGCGTCCCTTTTCATCTGAGCCAAGGTAACTACCCTCGGCGATTGCGGTCAGCGTATCGAGCAGGTGATAGCTGTCGTAGCTAAAGCTAGAACCCGGTTCGATGAGCGGAGTCTTGCCGACGACTCCCGCGCCTTCCACCGCTGTGATTTCGCCGCGCTCATTCGTGACGACCCATTTGCGTCCGCGAATGGTGATTGTGTGCTCGGTGCGATTGTGGATGGTGATGAAATAGACGAAGCAATGCGGACGATCCAGCGGTGTCTGCGCTTCGGCGTGATAGACGACGCGATCCACGGAGACCGTCAACCCCGGCAGCTCAAGAAAATGACGATGGGTGTTCACGCGGTTTAATGCGGAGACTGCCCGGCAAGGCTAAACGCCAGACCGAAATGAGCAGCCATCAGGGCGGCAACCAGCGAGATCCGTTTCATGTGATCATTGAGGCAAGGCGGCGGCTCCAAAGCCAGCAAAATTTTTACATGTTTCCGAACCGGCGGCCTTGAAGATAAGAACGTCCGGTTATGGGTTTTGTTCCCGTTGAGCAGTAGAATTTTTGGTGAAGAAAAAGGAACAACCGGCTAGCAGTGCGGAGTGCGGAGTACGGAATTTGGGAATGTGAATTCTTAAATTATTGGTTCGATTTTAATTTTTGTCGAAGTCAATGCGGTTCTTCGCTGAAAACTGAACACTTGAAACTTGAAACTTCTTCCCATTCCGCACTGTCACGTTCTGGGACACGAGCGAACCGTTTTTGGACAGAGTGGATGAAGCGGCAGGAGACGCGCCAAAAGAACCATTCGCGTTCGAGGCAGTTTGCGAATGGCAGCGCACTTGCTTGTATCCCGTCGAACCGGGCCCGCGGTGGTTGCAAGCGTTGGCTACAGTTCATAGGCGAAAGTTTGATTATCCCGGTGATTATTGCCGTGAAAACACAGTTAAAAAATTTACCTCGCAAGAGCGGATTTACCATCGCGGAGATGGTCGTCTGCTTTACGATCATCACGCTCGTGATCGGCGGCACCATGACGGCTTATAACCGGTCGGCGCTGTTCA
This sequence is a window from Verrucomicrobiia bacterium. Protein-coding genes within it:
- a CDS encoding lytic transglycosylase domain-containing protein → MKGRHWMTILLLVLLGAGNGYWYYLDWRDHSQDLPILAASQRYGVEPALVKAVVWRESRFNATARGSRGEIGLMQVLPKAAGRDWAAAEHAQLASAALLDPRTNAIVGAWYLERLLKRYAQTDRPMAYVLADYNAGRSNVLKWMQGAGATNSAVFLEQINFPSTHNYVVSVLRRYEHYRPIFPPKS
- the priA gene encoding primosomal protein N'; translation: MIARVTLELALRKEFDYAIPAALAGQVDIGSRVQVPFGSRKVLGVVTALAEESAHANLKSIVKVIGAQTLVTPKVLQLARWIGEYYCCAPEIALKSVLPEAVRKEQAGWRERLFVRMLPVTGALPKLPKRQLQVWHLIEERRELPLAELLTLAETTAATVRHLEDKGLVAITTEISERDPYAREQILPTQPHTLNPQQIVALDKIKTALDEPPPLSSHDRAQSPTTARNPVFLLHGVTGSGKTEVYLQALAHTLEKGRGGIVLVPEISLTPQTVERFKARFSTGPLRTLVAVLHSHLSAGERHDEWHKIRQGRARIVIGARSAIFAPVDPLGLIIVDEEHEHTYKQEEAPRYHARDVAIVRGQMEAATVVLGSATPSLESFYNCQRGKYTLLEMLERVDNIQMPIVRVVDLRQAARLGKGPPIFSPQLKEAITKRLERKEQTILFLNRRGFSTSLQCPLCGYVAQCPNCSVSLTYHRQDQKLACHVCGHTEPAPKLCPNPKCKNPGIRYSGLGTEKVEATLLKLFPDARIKRMDSDALKRKDDFRRILGDFRVGKIDILVGTQMIAKGLHFPNVTLVGIIHADLALHLPDFRAAERTFQLITQVAGRAGRGDIEGEVFVQSFTPFHPAIQYARRHDFNGFYEQEIEYREQLKYPPTSRVALLTLKGRNEEKVEMTANYLRKELEKALVQIKDLVISGPAPAPLARAETLYRYQIMLRARQMTTISHRLATLMENLKTPEDILISIDIDPVDLA
- the ilvB gene encoding biosynthetic-type acetolactate synthase large subunit, which codes for MSKTLLSDRKASTRKRAEVGPAMKGSEIVIACLEREGVEAIFAYPGGASMEFHQALTKSKIRTILPRHEQGGAFAAEGYARACGRAGVCMATSGPGATNLVTGIADAYMDSIPLVVITGQVPQAMIGKGGFQETDFFGMTLPIVKHSYLVTDINDIPRVIKEAFYIAQTGRPGPVVVDVPKNIQQAKAQPVYPTEIHLRGYEPLKQASDIELNEIIGLIEKSERPLLYVGGGIISGEASAELLKFAEATQIPVTTTIMGCGCFPETHPLSLRWLGMHGAAYANWAVSGEFAPKKSDAEIPQLIAPGADLLLAFGVRFDDRVTGKVEKFCERGTIVHIDVDPSEINKNKPANLPIVSDIKYALERLNALVRKRAITKKFTAWEKQVADWKAKAPFSYRVTEEVVTSQHMKDHLTGKESEVILPQMAIEMLYELTKGDAIITTGVGQHQMWAAQYYKYKFPRQLLTSAGLGAMGYGYPAALGAKVACPNQQVVDIDGDGSFLMNVQELATAHIEKIAAKALILNNQHLGMVVQWEDKFYQGNRGNTYLGDPENMKQIYPDYITMAKAFNVPCERVMYKKDLRAALQRMLDSDQPYVLDVIVPYTEHVLPFIPAGKSVAEMIWKP
- a CDS encoding ApaG domain; translated protein: MNTHRHFLELPGLTVSVDRVVYHAEAQTPLDRPHCFVYFITIHNRTEHTITIRGRKWVVTNERGEITAVEGAGVVGKTPLIEPGSSFSYDSYHLLDTLTAIAEGSYLGSDEKGRGVIARIPKFRMEVPQKGSPGGRTLHTR
- the infA gene encoding translation initiation factor IF-1; the encoded protein is MAKEEPIELTGAVTQVLPGTMFRVALPNGHEVLAHISGKMRKNFIRISVGDRVNVQMSPYDLGKARITFRHA